TGCAGGGAAGAGCATGCTGGAGGCGCTGAGGTTTGGCTGCAAGGTGGCCGGCAAGAAGTGTGGCGTGCACGGCTTCGACGGCATCGTGTGAGAGGCCCCCAGGCGCAGGCATCGCCCGCGTGTCCAGCCTGgcttcccagctgccctgcttcctgctggccgTGGGGAGGGGTCTGCGTGTGCCCTGTGTcgcctcccaccctctccctgcaGAGCCACAGAGCAAATAAACCTCCTTCCCAGCCGGCATCCCCTCTATCTGCTTCCTGGTGGCTGGGGACTCCCACAGCTTCCAACCAcagtcctccctcctcccctccattcCTCAACTTGACCTTCCCACCCAGGCCGCTCCAAGGAGGCGCTGCCCAAGCCAGGGCAGCAGGAAGTGCCCCAGCCTTGCCACCAGCCCTGTCCTCAGAGTGCAAAAGGCTCAGCCGTCCCTGCACTGGGTAGAGGCCTTGAgccgcccccccccacacacaccccgctCCGACCCCCTGCAGGCAAGGGCACTTATACCCTGCAGCGAGCCTGGAGAAAATCGCCCCTGGGCCCCAAGCGGCTGAGCCCCTGGACTGGCCAGTGCTTCGGTAGTCTGCTCTGTGGTCAGGTGGGGCCTTCAGCGCCCAAGCCTGCCTCCTTGAGGGGCTGCCCGGAGCCTGCAAGCTCCGCCCTCGGCACCTGCCTTACGGTTAAGGGGGCAGCGACCCAGGGTACAGGGTCCTCCCTCCGGCAGATCGGGTGTGCAGGCCCTGTGGGAACTGGGGACTGCCACGCTTTGGCTGGGGTTTGAGTGTCCCAGGGTTCCTGCGTTGGAGTTCAGTCCCCCTTGTGAGGTGCGATGAGGGTGGGAGCTGTGGGGTGTAGAGGCAGGGCCTGTATGGGTGATCAGGTTTAGACAAGGTCGTTAGGGTTGAGCTCCGGGATTGAATCCTGGTGGTTTTGTATGAAGGGGACCACAGCGCCTGTgcatgtgcgcgcacacacacacacacacacagcgtctCGCCATGCGGTGCCCTGTGCCCCTCGGGACTCTCAGCAGGAAGGCCATCAGCAGCTGTGGCCCCTCCACCTGGGACCAGAACtgcaagccaaaataaacctcttttctttataagttatCCAACCTCAGGTGTTTTGTTATGGTAACAAAACGGCCTACGGCACGGGCCAATTCCAAAAGGAGACTTGGCGCAGTGTGTGTGGAGCCGTGCAGTGAGGAGCCTGGGCCTTAGTGTCTACTAGTAGCTGCCCAGCACCTTAGGGTGCGTTACATAACTCCCGGCGCCTCAGGTCCGCGTCTGGGAGACGGCGCTGGTTCTCTCTGGTCATGGAACTGTCATGAGCGTGACATCAGATAACATATGAAGTGTCCAGCACGGTGCTTGGTGTATACCAGGCTCTCAGAAAATGGTCTCTGGGGTGGGcgttggggtgggtgttgtggtatagccacGGCTccggacacctgcatcccatatcccatgCTTCTGCCCTTACAGTCTGGCTTCCTGATACTGTGTTGTGGGAGGCAGACAATAacgctcaagtgcttgggcccctgccacccacatgggagacctggttcaagttcctgtttcctggcttcagcctggtccagccttaactattgtggctatttgggggagtgaaccagaaaatggaagatctctctctctctctctgcctctctctgttgctctacctttcaagtagatggaaaaaataaactcttttaaaatgaTAGTTAATATGACTGGGGCGAGGGGCAGGCGCAGGTGGTGGGGGCCGCTTGCTCTGAGCTACGGGAGGACCCTGGGCTGTGAACAGCAGGTGAAGGGGACCGGGAGCCTGGGCCTCAGGGACAAAGTGCAGCTGGCTGCAGATGCTGTTGTCACAGCACTGCTGAGCCCCCGCCCCTCCAGGAGGCCTGCACAgtccccagcccctgtgccccgAGAGTGTCCGGGCAGATGGGGCCATTGGATTGATGGCCCCGGGGGACTGAATTCATTCAGGTCTTTATTGATTGCCTGGGCCCTAAATGTAGGCTCTCCCTGAGCCACACAGAAAGACCTGCCACCCGCAGGGGCCAGAGAGGGGACACGGATGTGGTCCTCGTCCCACTTTTCGGGGCTCGGGACGCCGAGGGCTGCGAGCGGTGTCCTTGGGGTCTACATCTCATCATTCTCCAGCTGGATGCTGTGCGCCTCCAGCTCCTGTGGGGCGCCCTTGGAGTCCAGCGTCTGCCCGGGGAGCCCCCTGGCGTCCTCGTCACtgttcctggcctctgcctgtcctccaggacttgggacatcctcttcagcctctgcctggcccgCTGCCTCCTGGGCCGGCTGCAAGGACTCCCCTCCAGCTTCTGTCTGGCCTGCAGCATCTTCCCTGGGTTCCACAGCTTCCTGTGTTTCTTGTCTCGATGGGCTTTGAGCTAACAGGGGTTCTTGGGGAGCTGGAGCAAGGGGTTCTTTGGGCTCTCCGTGACTGGGTGCCTCCCCTGGGAAGTTGATGAGCTCAGCGGGGGTCATGAGCCCATCCCCATTCAGGTCCTGGGTCTCCAGCACCTTGTCCACGACCAGGATGACCTGTAGAAACACAGTCACCATGCAGTCTCTGATAACCAGAGATGCCCCCCaaacccacccccaccaccctgtCACGCTGGCGCCCACGCGGAACCCTCTTTTTACAGGAGAATCACCAAGAGAGTCGTGATGCAAAAGACCAAAGCCCCAAGGAGCGCGGTCTCCATGGGAGGCCCCCAGCCCGCAGAGCTTACCCGGTTGGTGTTAGGAGAGTCGGCAGCCtgaggggccagagctgctgTCAACATGGACAACAGCTCCAGGCCATCCAGCTGTCCACTTTGGTCATAGTCGTGCAGGGCAAAGAGGTAGAGGAGAACTAGGGAGGGGAAGCTGGGTTAGGACAGTCATTGTTGCAGCTTAGAGTGGTTTTAGTATCCCCGAAAGGCTCACATGTTGGGAGCTTGGTCCTCAGTGCGGTGATGTTTGGAAACCGGCACTGGGTGGCGGGCTCCATCCATCAGTTGGAGGCACATCCTTGGGCAGCAGTGTGGGGCCCCAGTTTCCCCCTGGCTTTCTGTCTGGCTGGGtggctgctccctggctcccacaGGGCTCCTGGGGAGCCATCCACCAGGAGGTGACGCTGCCAAGGGCCCTCACTGGAGCCTGCACCATGCTTTCTGGACTTCCAGCATCCCAGACATGAGCTCAATGAGCCCGTTTTCTTTATCAAGCTAGCCTACCTCAGGTATTgtgttacagaaacagaaaacagactaatatGGGTATTCAAGGGGTGGAGAAGGCAGGAGTCAACGTGGAGTTCAGGGCcttggtgttgtagtgcagtgggttaagccacagcctacaaagccagcatctcatatgagcaccggttcaagtcccagctgctccacttc
The window above is part of the Lepus europaeus isolate LE1 chromosome 13, mLepTim1.pri, whole genome shotgun sequence genome. Proteins encoded here:
- the CGREF1 gene encoding cell growth regulator with EF hand domain protein 1, yielding MAQLLPRAFWWPLLLLPLSQAAPKDGVTRPEPEVEHQPLPNPFQPGQEQLRLLQSYLKGLDRMGEEPEHMSREQVLLYLFALHDYDQSGQLDGLELLSMLTAALAPQAADSPNTNRVILVVDKVLETQDLNGDGLMTPAELINFPGEAPSHGEPKEPLAPAPQEPLLAQSPSRQETQEAVEPREDAAGQTEAGGESLQPAQEAAGQAEAEEDVPSPGGQAEARNSDEDARGLPGQTLDSKGAPQELEAHSIQLENDEM